In the genome of Populus alba chromosome 11, ASM523922v2, whole genome shotgun sequence, one region contains:
- the LOC118031278 gene encoding transcription factor VOZ1, with amino-acid sequence MGKGSKINCKSASHKLFKDKAKNRVDDLQGMFLDLQFARKESRTVDVAVLEEQVHQMLREWKAELNEPSPASSLQQGGSLGSFSTDICRLLQLCEEEDDATSALAAPKPEPNDQSLQVGNNVVFQEGYGVNHDQQEHVFPFVDQCKDSLSGVRSMVINNIEGVAQLEYHNFDLLQNSEQNFYTGFNGMDLGEVATHLVSSYLPSMCPPPSAFLGPKCALWDCPRPAQGGLDWYQDYCSSFHHAVALNEGPPGLSPILRPGGIGLKDGLLFSSLSAKVEGKDVGIPECEGAATAKSPWNAPELFDLSVLKGETIREWLFFDKPRRAFESGNRKQRSLPDYTGRGWHESRKQVMNEFGGLKRSYYMDPQPLNNFEWHLYEYEINNCDACALYRLELKAVDGKKSAKGKLANESVVDLQKQMGRLTAEFPSDHKRSVKGRTKVNAKAGVRNVYSGATRAAPTNEAYDYGPGPHYDYLVEDLGDYYLTQFKKP; translated from the exons ATGGGGAAGGGTTCGAAGATCAATTGTAAGTCAGCATCTCATAAGCTTTTCAAGGACAAGGCGAAGAACCGTGTTGATGATCTTCAAGGGATGTTCTTGGATCTGCAGTTTGCAAGGAAAGAAAGCCGCACGGTTGATGTGGCTGTCCTTGAGGAGCAAGTTCATCAGATGCTTCGTGAATGGAAAGCTGAGCTCAATGAGCCTTCTCCAGCATCTTCTTTGCAACAA GGTGGTAGTCTTGGGTCATTCTCAACAGACATATGCAGGCTGCTGCAGCTTTGTGAGGAGGAAGATGATGCCACTAGTGCATTAGCAGCACCAAAACCGGAACCTAATGATCAGAGCTTGCAAGTTGGAAACAATGTTGTCTTTCAAgag GGATATGGTGTGAATCATGATCAGCAAGAGCATGTCTTCCCATTTGTTGATCAATGCAAAGACTCCCTGTCAGGAGTTCGTAGCATGGTGATTAATAACATTGAAGGGGTTGCTCAGTTGGAATACcataattttgatttacttCAGAATTCTGAGCAAAACTTTTACACTGGTTTTAATGGCATGGATTTGGGTGAGGTTGCTACCCATCTTGTTTCCAGCTATCTGCCAAGCATGTGTCCTCCGCCTTCAGCTTTCTTAGGCCCAAAATGTGCCCTTTGGGATTGTCCGAGGCCTGCTCAAGGAGGGTTGGACTGGTACCAGGACTATTGTAGCAGCTTTCATCATGCAGTAGCATTGAATGAAGGGCCACCTGGACTGAGTCCGATTCTGAGACCTGGAGGAATTGGTCTGAAAGATGGTCTTCTATTTTCTTCCCTTAGTGCAAAGGTTGAAGGAAAAGATGTTGGAATCCCAGAATGTGAGGGAGCTGCAACTGCGAAGTCCCCATGGAATGCACCTG AGCTATTTGATCTTTCGGTTCTCAAGGGTGAAACAATTAGGGAATGGCTCTTTTTTGATAAGCCTCGCAGAGCATTTGAAAGTGGGAACAGAAAGCAAAGGTCATTGCCTGATTACACTGGGCGTGGTTGGCATGAGTCAAGGAAACAAGTTATGAATGAATTTGGAGGGTTAAAGAGATCATATTACATGGATCCACAACCATTGAACAATTTTGAATGGCATCTTTATGAATATGAAATCAATAACTGTGATGCTTGTGCATTATATAGATTGGAATTGAAGGCTGTTGATGGAAAGAAGAGTGCTAAGGGGAAACTAGCAAATGAATCAGTTGTTGATCTGCAGAAGCAGATGGGGAGGCTCACTGCTGAATTTCCCTCTGACCACAAGCGTTCTGTCAAAGGACGGACCAAAGTGAATGCTAAGGCCGGTGTCAGAAATGTTTATTCAGGCGCAACCCGGGCAGCACCAACCAATGAAGCATATGACTATGGGCCAGGTCCGCATTATGATTATCTCGTTGAGGATCTAGGAGACTACTATCTGACACAGTTTAAGAAACCATGA